DNA sequence from the Corynebacterium yudongzhengii genome:
CACCCGATCGCCTTATCCACCGAACACGTCGACTGGCAGCTGCGTGACTACCAGGAATATGCCACCGAGTCCTTCTTCTCGGGCGGCTCCGGCATCGTGGTGCTTCCCTGCGGGGCGGGGAAAACGATCGTCGGCGCCGCCTCCATGGCCCGGGCCCAGGCCACCACCTTGATCCTGGTGACCAACACCGTCGCCGGGCGCCAGTGGCGCGACGAGCTGTTGCGCCGCACCACCTTGACCCCCGACGAGATCGGCGAATACTCCGGCGAGAAGAAGGAGATCAAGCCGGTCACCATCGCCACCTACCAGGTGGTCACCCGCAAGACGAAGGGCGAATACCGGGCCCTCGAGCTTTTCGACTCCCGCGACTGGGGCCTCATCATCTACGACGAGGTCCACCTCTTGCCCGCCCCCGTCTTCCGCATGACCTCCGACTTACAGTCGCGCCGCCGCCTCGGCTTGACCGCCACACTCGTGCGCGAGGACGGGCGCGAAGACGACGTCTTCTCCCTGATCGGCCCGAAGCGTTACGACGCCCCGTGGAAGGAACTCGAGCTCGCCGGCTTCATCGCCACCGCCGAGTGCACCGAGATCCGCACCACCATGACAGATGCCGAGCGCATGGTCTACGCCACCGCCGAAACCCGCGACCGGTACCGCGTCGCGGCGACGTCGACGGCGAAGCTGCGGGTCGTCGATAAGCTCCTGGAGCAGCACCGCGGCCAGCCGACGCTGATCATCGGCGCCTATATCGAGCAGCTGGAGGCCATCGCCGAGCGTATCGACGCCCCGCTCATCGACGGCCACACCACGAATGCCAAACGCGAAGAGGCGTTCGCGGCCTTCCGGGCCGGGGAGGTCTCGGTGCTGGTGGTCTCCAAGGTGGCGAACTTCTCCATCGACCTGCCCGCGGCGGCCGTCGCCATCCAGGTCTCCGGCACGTTCGGCTCCCGGCAGGAGGAGGCCCAGCGGCTGGGGCGACTGCTCCGACCGAAGTCCTCCGGGGCGGAGGCGCACTTCTACACCGTGGTCAGCCGGGACTCGCTCGATGCCGAATACGCCCTCAACCGGCAGCGCTTCCTCGCCGAACAGGGGTATGCTTACCGGATTGTCGATTCGGTATCGTTGGACGGGTGAAGGTCTTCAAGTTCGAGGTCGACGAACCGTTCGCACGCAAGCACAACGAGATGATCCGCGACACCCGCCGGGTACGCGCCGGCGGCATCCTGCTCGGGGCCATCGTGATCATCCTGGCGCTGCTGTTCTACTTCTTTATTGCCGATCAGGCGGTGTGGGCGTTGATGATCCTCATCGTCGCGATCGCGATGGGCATCGTGTTCGCGATCGTCGGCATCACCGTGGCGCGCAAGTACAACAAGATCCAGCCCCTATACGACCGCTACCCACTCGTGCCCTCGGTGATCGCGGAGGTCAACGAGCGTGACTTCGTGCTCATGGCACTGGTGAACACGAACGTCGATCCTTCCCTGCCGCCGCGCTGGGGTCTCGCGCTGCGCACGGTCACGGCCGTACCTGGGATCAAGACGCCGAAGATCGGCATGAAGATCCCTTCTGCCGCGGTCCTCGGCCGGCGCACCACCCACGATCGCGACCACTGGCAGCAAATCACCCCCATGCCGATTGCATGGGGCACGCCCGATCAGGACATCGTGAAGGAAGCCCGCCGCTCCATCCCGCAGGAGCAGTGGAACCGGCTGGATCGCAACCGCGACAAACTCAACGACGTCAAGGCCACCTCACAGGATCTTTTGGTGCTCTAACGCTGGGTTTCTGTTAGCGTCGGGAAACATACCGAGGGGTGCCCCAAGCCAAGGGGCTGAGATACCGCTAGTGCCTCAAGGCAGATGTGGTGACCCTTAGAACCTGATCCGGATCACGCCGGCGAAGGGACTGGTCTCATCGAGCTCACTCTTTTCGCTGGCCTTTCCCAGCAAGGAGCATTGTGAGTACTGAGAGCACTAAAAGCACAGCACTTTCCGACCAGATCGTCCTCGTCACCGGCGGCGCCCGCGGCTTAGGCCGCTCAATCACCGAGGCTTTTTTGAAAGAGGGCGCCCGCGTGGTGATCAACTATTTCACCAGCGCCGAGGCCGCCAAGGACATTGCCGCCTCACACGGCGAGCGCGCCTGCGCGGTACGTGCCGACGTACGCGAACGCCAAGAAATCGAAGAACTCTTCGCAACCGCCGAGTCAGTCTTCGGGGCACCCATAACCACCGTGGTGAACAACGCCCTGACGGACTTCTCCTTCAACGGCGACGCCCGCCCCAAGGCGGAAGACATCAGCTACGAGAACTTCCAGGCGCAGTTCGCCAGCGCCGTGCAGGGCGCGCTGAATACCACGCAGGCGGCACTACCGGGCTTCGAGCGAGCCGAGTGGGGGCGCGTGATCAACGTGGGCACGAACCTGTTCCAAAACCCAGTGGTCCCCTACCACGACTACACCGCCGCGAAGGCGGCTCTGCTGTCTCTGACCCGCACCTTCGCCGCCGACCTGGGCCCCAAGGGCATCACCGTGAACATGGTCAGCGGCGGGCTCTTGCGCACCACGGACGCTAGCGCCGCGACGCCGGAGGCGGTCTTCGACGCGATCGCGGAGACCACCCCACTACAGTCGGTGACCACCCCGGAAGAATTCGCTGACGCTATCTTGTTCTTCGCCTCCCCGTGGGCGCGGGCGGTCACCGGCCAAAACTTAGTTGTCGACGGCGGGTTGGTGAAGGATTAGGCGGCCTAGAGGATGGTGGGTTTTGGCCGCCTTTCACGCCCCTTGCTGGATTAACTAGCCAAGAACGCCGCCACTTCCGAGACGTTTCCAGCATAGCTCCCCATGTGCTTCGCAGCCCCATACAAACCGGGGAGCAAACGCGTGGCGACAAATCCCATATCTTGCGGCGATGCGGGGTGAGGGCCAGTGAAAAGAGACGACGCGACAAGCGAAGATACGTGGTCCCTCAAGCCAGGAATCGAGTCCGAGTCGCACACGAGGTCGCCCGCATTACACACGTCCATGACTCGATCCCCAACAGCCCCATAGGAGGCCATCGATCCAAGAACACCAATGTCTCGTGGTGCCGCCCCCGCTTTAACTCCTGAGGCCGGGCCGGCATGAGGATTAGAAATCAGGCCCACAGCGCGCAGCTTCTCCGCTGTTATCGGCCCATGGCCGTGCCCAATCGACGCTGCTACCTAGCCAGCAATATCCGCGCCCAAGGGGTACCCAGTCAACGTGATATCCGAGGCGGGGCACTCACGAGCCACGCGGGACAGCGTGGCGTTAAGATTGTCAACGCCCTGCTGCTGTGCCGCCAGGTAAGGGATTCCCACGAACGGAATAGAGGAGTAGTGGGACCTCACGGTGGAAATCCCCCGAGCACTAAGCTCCCGCGCTACCTGCGAGGTGTACGACGGCGAGGGTATTTCCGGGTTATTTCCTAACACGTTCAAGGACTGACCCCCGCCGGGAACAGCCACATTCACAACGGGAGTACAGCGAATCCCTAGGTCAGGAAGGGACGACTGGGCGTGTGCCGCACCGACGCCCCCCAAGGAGGCCTACAGCCACGGCGAGACCAGCAAAAATTCGACGAAACATTATGAAACCTCTTGTCTTACGCCATTACAGATGTTCGGCGACGCGCTGAGCGATGTGCTCGGAACCAGCGCGGGAGGGGTGCAGGCCCATGTTCCGGCCCGGGGTGGTCGTATCAATCGCACCCGCTACGTAGCGTTCCTGGTCGCTGGCACAGGTGTCGTGGTACTTGGAGGATTCCATGATGTCGATGAACGTAGCCCCCGCGCCCTGAGCCGCCCAGTACTGGTTGTGGCGGTTTTGCTCCTCCACAAAATGCACAGTGTTGCCCGGAAGGCCCGCCGGCTGGTTCGGAATGACGTTGATGGGGCAGATAGCGTGTGGGAAGTTCGCGGTCGAAATCGACAGCTGCCCCGGAATGATGATCTTTGCGTTCGGGGCAATGGCACGGACCTTATCCGCAATGGTCCGGATGTTGTCCTTCAGATTGTAGTGAATTCCGTTGAGATCGAAAGGAATGTTCCCGTCCAGAATTCCGAACGGCCCGAAATCGTTCATGCCCACAGCCGCAACCACAGCGCGGGTACCGGGGTGAATGTCACCAGCCTTGATGGCCTGGTCGATACGGTTTACGGCACCAAGCGAGGTTTGGGCGGTGCACGACCAGTCCGACACCGGCACGCCCGTGTTCTGGCTCAACAGACGCGGCCAGTTGTCCGGCGCCTGCAGGCACCCGCCGTTTTGCGGGTAGTTGTTGATCCATGCGTTCGTCACACTACTGGATTGGACCAGCGCCGATCCGCGAACAGCGTTACGCACCTCGTCGGGGTTGGCGGTGAAGGAATCACCGACAACGACGACGTTTCCGTTCTCTGCCGCCTCAGCGGTGGTGGACATACCAACACCGGTGAAGGCAGCTGTCAATGCCGTGGCCATCGCGGCAATCTTCGTCTTGAGGGGCACAGTAGTCAGGCCTCTTTCCATGCTTGAAGGTTAATATATTGGGCACTTTATACTAGGAAAGAATTAATCCAAAGGTCAAGTCCACGCGAGTGGTGTATCTGCCTTTCGATAAAACAAGCAGCATGACGATCTCAGGGACCGGCACGAGCCCGATGGTGCGACTGGCTCATGCAACCTCCTGAACAATGTCGCCGGCATCGATGTGGTGGGCAGCCATCATGGTCTTCGTCTGCTCCAGGCTCGTCAACGACATGTAGCGCTTCTGCTGGATCCTTCTCATCATGCTGCTTTGCCAACACGGCACCAACCAGGCGGATCACCGCGTCGCGGTTGGGGAAGATCCCCACCACATCGGTGCGCCGGCAGATCTCCCGGTTCAGCCGCTCGGTGGGGTTGTTCGACCACACCTTCGTCCACACCGTCCTCGGCGTGTTCGTAAACGCCAGCAGCTCGTCGAGCGCTTCTTCGAGGTGAGTGCGCGACATGAGGGAACTTCTGCTCACAGAAAGTCACTACGTCCCGGGCCTGATCCCATACAGCCTGGGCATCGGGTTGCTGGAAGATCGTGTGGAACATCGCCGACAAGGTCGGCCATTGGCTTTTGGGCACCACTCCGGAGAGGTTCTTCGCGCAATGCGTGCGACACCGTTGCCAGGACGCGTTCGGCAGCACCTCGCCGATGGCGTGCTGGATACCCAGGTGTGCGTCGCTGGTGACCAGGTACACCTCGTTTAAGCCGCGGGCCTT
Encoded proteins:
- a CDS encoding DNA repair helicase XPB, with amino-acid sequence MTLGDGPLIVQSDKTVLLEVGHPQAAEARAALAPFAELERAPEHIHTYRVTPLALWNARAAGHDAEQAVDVLETYSKFPVPQSLLIDVAETMSRYGRVRIQKHPAHGLILEADEKPILEELIRHKKIRPMLGERIDDTTIVVYPSERGRLKQELTKVSWPAEDLAGYVDGESHPIALSTEHVDWQLRDYQEYATESFFSGGSGIVVLPCGAGKTIVGAASMARAQATTLILVTNTVAGRQWRDELLRRTTLTPDEIGEYSGEKKEIKPVTIATYQVVTRKTKGEYRALELFDSRDWGLIIYDEVHLLPAPVFRMTSDLQSRRRLGLTATLVREDGREDDVFSLIGPKRYDAPWKELELAGFIATAECTEIRTTMTDAERMVYATAETRDRYRVAATSTAKLRVVDKLLEQHRGQPTLIIGAYIEQLEAIAERIDAPLIDGHTTNAKREEAFAAFRAGEVSVLVVSKVANFSIDLPAAAVAIQVSGTFGSRQEEAQRLGRLLRPKSSGAEAHFYTVVSRDSLDAEYALNRQRFLAEQGYAYRIVDSVSLDG
- a CDS encoding 3-oxoacyl-ACP reductase; the encoded protein is MSTESTKSTALSDQIVLVTGGARGLGRSITEAFLKEGARVVINYFTSAEAAKDIAASHGERACAVRADVRERQEIEELFATAESVFGAPITTVVNNALTDFSFNGDARPKAEDISYENFQAQFASAVQGALNTTQAALPGFERAEWGRVINVGTNLFQNPVVPYHDYTAAKAALLSLTRTFAADLGPKGITVNMVSGGLLRTTDASAATPEAVFDAIAETTPLQSVTTPEEFADAILFFASPWARAVTGQNLVVDGGLVKD
- a CDS encoding DUF3239 domain-containing protein, coding for MKVFKFEVDEPFARKHNEMIRDTRRVRAGGILLGAIVIILALLFYFFIADQAVWALMILIVAIAMGIVFAIVGITVARKYNKIQPLYDRYPLVPSVIAEVNERDFVLMALVNTNVDPSLPPRWGLALRTVTAVPGIKTPKIGMKIPSAAVLGRRTTHDRDHWQQITPMPIAWGTPDQDIVKEARRSIPQEQWNRLDRNRDKLNDVKATSQDLLVL
- a CDS encoding SGNH/GDSL hydrolase family protein, with translation MPLKTKIAAMATALTAAFTGVGMSTTAEAAENGNVVVVGDSFTANPDEVRNAVRGSALVQSSSVTNAWINNYPQNGGCLQAPDNWPRLLSQNTGVPVSDWSCTAQTSLGAVNRIDQAIKAGDIHPGTRAVVAAVGMNDFGPFGILDGNIPFDLNGIHYNLKDNIRTIADKVRAIAPNAKIIIPGQLSISTANFPHAICPINVIPNQPAGLPGNTVHFVEEQNRHNQYWAAQGAGATFIDIMESSKYHDTCASDQERYVAGAIDTTTPGRNMGLHPSRAGSEHIAQRVAEHL